Proteins from a genomic interval of Coccinella septempunctata chromosome 2, icCocSept1.1, whole genome shotgun sequence:
- the LOC123307362 gene encoding NPC intracellular cholesterol transporter 2 — translation MWKIAIFTCLVCFLHLGATVEVNTCNNGEKGLDAIQQEIKIGRCKKAPCRLRKGTVIPAEFKFTPSFDTPTLINRVTAKIVGIPFPFIGVDGTDACKTIYKEDGKTLAGCPLKKGETYMFKNQFDVLSIYPTIKLEVHWGLEGNSGAHVVCFEVPARITN, via the exons ATGTGGAAAATTGCGATCTTCACGTGTTTGGTTTGTTTCCTGCATCTTGGTGCTACAGTTGAAGTGAACACCTGCAACAACGGAGAAA AGGGCTTAGATGCGATCCAGCAGGAAATAAAAATTGGTCGCTGCAAAAAAGCTCCATGCAGGCTCAGAAAGGGTACAGTAATTCCTGCTGAATTCAAATTCACTCCTT CTTTCGACACTCCAACGCTAATCAATCGAGTAACTGCCAAAATAGTTGGTATACCGTTTCCCTTCATTGGTGTGGATGGCACTGATGCCTGTAAAACTATTTATAAGGAGGATGGAAAGACCCTAGCCGGATGTCCTCTGAAAAAAGGAGAAACATATATGTTCAAGAACCAGTTCGACGTTTTGAGTATCTACCCCACG ataaaacTGGAGGTACACTGGGGACTTGAGGGCAATTCTGGAGCACATGTCGTTTGTTTCGAAGTACCTGCCAGAATAACCAACTGA
- the LOC123307369 gene encoding mite group 2 allergen Lep d 2-like, producing the protein MQTRKTILFLHSGIVLILLPVLISGQYDPEDIPYDDCGGSDDQMASVRLTGCEEDDICKIKMGDVLTLKVKWKTNQAVIVKLQGKLEVQFFLGFKKEVEVSPIDACQYLKCPLSKNTQIEYVANFTVPTEGILPGEGRIWWKGYEESEDNPLLCLNFLVKIQS; encoded by the exons ATGCAGACGCGGAAAACAATCCTGTTTTTACATTCGGGCATAGTTTTGATCTTGTTACCTGTGCTCATTAGTGGACAGTACGACCCTGAAGATATTCCATACGATGATTGTGGAG GGAGTGACGATCAGATGGCAAGTGTAAGACTTACTGGATGCGAGGAAGATGATATTTGCAAAATTAAGATGGGAGACGTTCTCACCTTGAAAGTGAAGTGGAAGACAA ATCAGGCTGTAATAGTGAAATTACAGGGCAAACTTGAGGTGCAATTTTTCCTTGGATTCAAGAAAGAAGTTGAAGTGTCACCGATAGATGCTTGCCAATATTTGAAATGCCCGTTGTCGAAAAATACTCAAATTGAGTATGTAGCCAATTTCACTGTGCCCACAGAAGGTATTTTACCG ggCGAAGGAAGAATATGGTGGAAAGGATATGAAGAATCTGAAGATAATCCATTATTGTGCCTCAATTTCCTTGTTAAAATACAGAGCTAG